The proteins below are encoded in one region of Pseudomonas putida S13.1.2:
- the hpf gene encoding ribosome hibernation-promoting factor, HPF/YfiA family, producing MQVNISGQHVEVTQPLRDYVLEKLARVESHFDKITNVQVIMKVEKLQQKVEATLQIPGGEVVANAEDQDMYAAIDALADKLDRQLKKHKEKQQSLLQGAAAR from the coding sequence ATGCAAGTCAATATCAGTGGACAGCATGTAGAAGTCACCCAGCCACTGCGCGATTACGTGCTTGAAAAGCTCGCCCGCGTGGAAAGTCACTTCGACAAGATCACCAACGTGCAGGTCATCATGAAAGTCGAGAAGCTGCAGCAGAAGGTCGAAGCGACCCTGCAGATTCCTGGCGGTGAAGTGGTTGCCAATGCCGAAGACCAAGACATGTATGCAGCAATCGACGCCTTGGCCGACAAGCTCGACCGCCAACTGAAAAAACACAAGGAAAAACAGCAAAGCCTGCTGCAAGGTGCAGCTGCCCGCTGA
- the ptsN gene encoding PTS IIA-like nitrogen regulatory protein PtsN, which yields MIRLETILTPGRSLVNVPGGSKKRALEKVATVIAEQVPELEMQDVFEKLVAREKLGSTGFGNGIAIPHCRLEGCSAPVSALLHLEAPIDYDAIDGAPVDLLFVLLVPEAATDAHLELLRQIASMLDRKEVRDRLRAASSNEALFQVVLDVQNEH from the coding sequence ATGATCCGACTTGAAACCATCCTGACCCCCGGCCGTTCCCTCGTGAACGTGCCGGGCGGCAGTAAGAAGCGCGCCCTTGAAAAGGTCGCCACCGTCATCGCCGAACAAGTGCCAGAGCTGGAGATGCAAGACGTCTTCGAAAAACTGGTCGCCCGGGAAAAACTCGGCTCGACCGGTTTCGGCAATGGCATCGCCATCCCCCACTGCCGGCTTGAAGGATGTTCCGCCCCGGTCAGCGCCCTGCTGCACCTCGAAGCCCCTATCGATTACGACGCCATCGATGGCGCGCCTGTGGACCTGCTGTTCGTCCTGCTGGTGCCTGAAGCTGCCACCGATGCGCATCTGGAACTGCTGCGCCAGATTGCCAGCATGCTCGATCGCAAGGAGGTTCGTGATCGCTTGCGTGCCGCCAGCAGTAACGAGGCCCTGTTCCAGGTTGTCCTGGACGTACAGAACGAGCACTGA
- the rapZ gene encoding RNase adapter RapZ, which produces MRLIIVSGRSGSGKSTALDVLEDNGFYCIDNLPAGLLPELAEEALINTELLQPKVAVSIDARNLPSHLTRFPELLEEARARNIQCDVLFLDADEDMLLKRFSETRRRHPLTNANRSLAEAIRVESELLGPIADLADLKIDTTNLNLYQLRDSIKLRLLNQPEPGTAFLIESFGFKRGMPVDADLVFDVRCLPNPYWKAELREHSGLEQPVIDYLGAQPDVEDMFNDISSYLLKWLPRFAASNRAYVTIAIGCTGGHHRSVYITERLGQLLQQSLKNVQVRHRDL; this is translated from the coding sequence ATGCGCCTGATCATTGTCAGCGGCCGGTCCGGCTCCGGCAAGAGCACCGCCCTCGATGTCCTGGAAGACAACGGTTTCTATTGCATTGACAACCTGCCCGCCGGGCTGCTGCCGGAGCTGGCGGAAGAGGCGCTGATCAACACCGAACTGCTGCAACCGAAGGTTGCCGTGTCGATTGACGCACGTAACCTCCCCAGCCACCTGACGCGCTTCCCCGAATTGCTCGAAGAAGCCCGCGCGCGCAACATCCAGTGCGATGTGCTGTTCCTGGATGCTGACGAAGACATGCTGCTCAAGCGCTTCTCGGAAACCCGCCGACGCCACCCACTGACCAATGCCAACCGCTCGCTGGCCGAGGCGATTCGCGTCGAGAGCGAGCTTTTGGGCCCGATCGCCGACCTGGCCGACCTGAAGATCGACACCACCAACCTGAACCTGTATCAGCTGCGTGATTCGATCAAGCTGCGCCTGCTTAACCAACCCGAGCCTGGCACTGCGTTCCTGATCGAGTCCTTCGGTTTCAAGCGCGGCATGCCGGTGGATGCGGACCTGGTGTTCGATGTGCGCTGCTTGCCCAACCCTTACTGGAAGGCCGAGCTGCGCGAGCACTCCGGCCTCGAACAGCCGGTAATCGACTACCTGGGCGCACAACCGGATGTCGAAGACATGTTCAACGACATTTCCAGCTACCTGCTCAAGTGGCTGCCCCGCTTCGCCGCCAGCAACCGCGCCTATGTCACCATTGCCATCGGCTGCACCGGCGGCCACCACCGCTCGGTGTACATCACCGAGCGCCTTGGCCAGTTGCTGCAGCAATCCCTGAAAAACGTCCAGGTCCGCCACCGCGACCTCTAG
- a CDS encoding HPr family phosphocarrier protein yields MPAREITIINKLGLHARAAAKFVGVAGRFPCQVRVGRAPDKLVDGKSIMAVMMLAAGKGTQVHLHTEGEQDNDAMDALVELINNFFDEGE; encoded by the coding sequence ATGCCCGCCCGCGAAATCACCATTATCAACAAGCTGGGCCTGCATGCCCGGGCGGCAGCCAAGTTCGTCGGCGTGGCGGGCCGCTTCCCCTGCCAGGTGCGCGTTGGCCGCGCGCCAGACAAGCTGGTGGATGGCAAGAGCATCATGGCGGTGATGATGCTGGCGGCCGGCAAAGGCACCCAGGTGCACCTGCATACCGAAGGCGAGCAGGACAACGACGCCATGGATGCGCTGGTCGAGCTGATCAACAACTTCTTCGACGAAGGCGAATAA
- a CDS encoding ZIP family metal transporter: MRSEVMSVSSVRLFRLALGTLLLLAGTALLVARGLAWLDLEPRMLRALEGGALCALGTALGAVPVLVIRNMPVALADTLLGFGAGVMLAATAFSLIIPGLDAAQSIGFSPWGAGGLISFGLLFGALCLFLVDLKVSGASPEALVGTGNQPVIAARIWLFVIAIIAHNIPEGMAIGVSAGGGMADADSLAMGIALQDVPEGLVIALVLAGAGMARFKAFLIGAASGLVEPVAAVICAWLVNVAELLLPLGLACAAGAMLLVVTQEIIPESRSNGHHRLASLGLCIGFCLMMVMDTAMS; the protein is encoded by the coding sequence ATGCGCTCTGAAGTGATGTCTGTCAGCAGTGTGCGCCTGTTTCGTCTGGCGCTTGGGACTTTGCTTTTGCTGGCGGGCACTGCGCTGTTGGTAGCGCGCGGCCTTGCCTGGCTGGACCTGGAGCCACGCATGTTGCGCGCCCTGGAGGGCGGCGCATTGTGCGCACTGGGGACGGCGCTGGGGGCGGTACCGGTACTGGTCATTCGCAACATGCCGGTGGCGCTGGCCGACACGCTGTTGGGCTTCGGCGCCGGTGTAATGCTGGCAGCCACCGCGTTTTCCCTGATCATTCCGGGCCTGGACGCGGCCCAGTCCATCGGTTTCAGCCCTTGGGGTGCGGGTGGCCTGATCAGCTTTGGCTTGTTGTTCGGTGCGCTGTGCCTGTTTCTGGTTGACCTCAAGGTGTCTGGCGCCTCCCCGGAAGCGCTGGTCGGCACCGGCAATCAGCCGGTGATTGCTGCGCGTATCTGGCTGTTTGTCATTGCCATCATTGCGCACAACATCCCCGAAGGCATGGCCATCGGTGTGTCGGCCGGTGGTGGCATGGCCGACGCCGACAGCCTGGCCATGGGCATTGCGTTGCAGGACGTGCCTGAGGGGCTGGTGATTGCGCTGGTGCTGGCCGGGGCGGGCATGGCGCGCTTCAAAGCCTTCCTGATCGGCGCAGCGTCAGGTTTGGTCGAACCGGTGGCCGCAGTGATTTGCGCCTGGCTGGTAAACGTCGCCGAACTGCTGCTGCCGCTGGGTCTGGCCTGCGCGGCGGGGGCGATGCTGCTGGTGGTGACCCAGGAGATCATCCCGGAATCGCGCAGCAACGGCCATCATCGTCTGGCCAGCCTGGGGCTATGTATTGGCTTCTGCCTGATGATGGTGATGGATACAGCGATGTCGTGA
- a CDS encoding superoxide dismutase: MPHTLPALPYAYDALEPHIDAQTMEIHHSKHHQTYVNGLNAAIEGTEWAEWPVEKLVGAVKQLPENLRGAVTNHGGGHANHSLFWTVMSPQGGGEPQGQLAQAISAQLGGFDAFKDAFTKAALTRFGSGWAWLSVTPQKTLVVESSGNQDSPLMHGNTPILGLDVWEHAYYLKYQNRRPEYIGAFYNVIDWAEVERRYVEALK; encoded by the coding sequence ATGCCCCATACCTTGCCTGCTTTGCCTTACGCCTACGATGCGCTGGAGCCGCACATCGACGCCCAGACCATGGAGATCCACCACAGCAAGCACCATCAGACCTACGTCAACGGCCTCAATGCCGCCATCGAAGGCACCGAGTGGGCCGAGTGGCCGGTGGAAAAACTGGTCGGTGCGGTCAAGCAACTGCCGGAAAACCTGCGCGGTGCGGTCACCAACCATGGCGGCGGCCACGCCAACCACAGCCTGTTCTGGACCGTAATGTCTCCCCAGGGCGGCGGTGAGCCACAGGGCCAGCTGGCGCAGGCCATCTCGGCGCAACTGGGCGGTTTCGATGCCTTCAAGGATGCCTTCACCAAAGCAGCGCTGACCCGCTTTGGCAGCGGCTGGGCCTGGCTCAGCGTGACCCCGCAGAAAACCCTGGTGGTGGAAAGCAGCGGTAACCAGGACAGCCCGCTGATGCACGGCAATACGCCGATCCTCGGCCTGGACGTGTGGGAGCATGCCTACTACCTGAAGTACCAGAACCGTCGTCCGGAATACATCGGTGCTTTCTACAACGTCATTGACTGGGCGGAAGTGGAACGTCGTTACGTTGAAGCCCTGAAGTGA
- a CDS encoding DUF2753 family protein gives MQHWKRTTETANRLFEQGELVDAREHYLQALALAQVLFERWHDVDEAVAVFVIAHHNLADLHLRLNQPHESADYLCAAHQRLLQASQEARLPQELRDAALRHSGRTYTELLNFIAEYGQYPRTERLLNRHSAGASELAAQPDVAPGTHAYGVH, from the coding sequence ATGCAGCACTGGAAACGCACCACGGAAACCGCCAACCGCCTGTTCGAACAAGGCGAGCTGGTCGACGCCCGGGAACACTACCTGCAAGCCCTGGCGCTGGCCCAGGTGCTGTTCGAGCGCTGGCATGACGTCGACGAAGCGGTGGCCGTGTTCGTCATCGCCCACCACAACCTGGCCGACCTGCACCTGCGCCTGAATCAGCCGCACGAGAGCGCCGACTACCTGTGCGCCGCCCACCAGCGGCTGCTGCAGGCCAGCCAGGAGGCGCGCTTGCCCCAGGAGCTGCGTGACGCTGCCCTGCGCCACAGTGGGCGAACCTACACCGAACTGCTGAATTTCATCGCCGAGTACGGCCAGTACCCGCGAACCGAGCGCCTGCTCAACCGCCACAGTGCCGGAGCCAGCGAACTCGCTGCCCAGCCGGATGTGGCGCCTGGAACCCATGCTTACGGAGTTCACTGA